The Bos mutus isolate GX-2022 chromosome 7, NWIPB_WYAK_1.1, whole genome shotgun sequence genome window below encodes:
- the DDX49 gene encoding probable ATP-dependent RNA helicase DDX49, which produces MAGFAELGLSSWLVEQCRQMGLKQPTPVQLGCIPAILEGRDCLGCAKTGSGKTAAFVLPILQKLSEDPYGIFCLVLTPTRELAYQIAEQFRVLGKPLGLKDCIIVGGMDMVAQALELSRKPHVVIATPGRLADHLRSSNTFSIKKIRFLVMDEADRLLEQGCTDFTVDLEVILAAVPARRQTLLFSATLTDTLRELQGLATNQPFFWEAQAPVRTVEQLDQRYLLVPEKVKDAYLVHLIQNFQDEHEDWSIIIFTNTCKTCQILCMMLRKFNFPTVALHSMMKQKERFAALAKFKSSIYRILIATDVASRGLDIPTVQVVINHNTPGLPKIYIHRVGRTARAGRQGQAITLVTQYDIHLVHAIEEQIKKKLEEFPVEEAQVLQILTQVNVVRRECEIKLEAANFDEKKEINKRKQMILEGKDPDLEAKRKAELAKIKQKNRRFKEKVEQTLQRQKASRTDRRGRPPRARPEASLSLAPAQGPA; this is translated from the exons ATGGCAGGCTTCGCGGAGCTCGGGCTGTCTTCGTGGCTCGTGGAACAGTGTCGGCAGATGGGTTTGAAGCAGCCCACGCCCGTGCAGCTGGGCTGCATCCCCGCCATCCTGGAGG GTCGGGACTGCCTGGGCTGTGCCAAGACAGGCAGCGGCAAGACAGCAGCGTTTGTCCTGCCCATCTTGCAGAAGCTGTCTGAGGATCCCTATGGCATCTTCTGCCTCGTCCTGACACCCACCAG GGAGCTGGCCTATCAGATCGCAGAGCAGTTCCGGGTCCTGGGAAAGCCTCTGGGCTTGAAAGACTGCATCATCGTTGGTGGCATGG ACATGGTGGCCCAGGCCCTGGAGCTTTCCCGGAAACCACACGTAGTCATTGCCACACCGGGGCGCCTGGCTGACCACCTCCGCAGCTCCAACACCTTCAGCATAAAGAAGATCCGCTTCCTG GTGATGGATGAGGCGGACCGGCTGTTGGAGCAGGGCTGCACTGACTTCACCGTCGACCTGGAGGTCATCCTGGCAGCCGTGCCTGCCCGCAGGCAGACGCTGCTCTTCAGCGCCACGCTGACCGACACACTGAGGGAGCTACAGGGCCTGGCCACCAACCAGCCCTTCTTCTGGGAGGCTCAGGCCCC GGTGCGCACCGTGGAACAGCTGGACCAGCGCTACCTGTTAGTGCCTGAGAAGGTCAAGGATGCCTACCTGGTCCACCTGATCCAGAACTTCCAGGACGAGCACGAGGACTGGTCTATCATCATCTTCACCAACACGTGCAA GACCTGCCAGATCCTATGCATGATGCTACGCAAGTTCAACTTCCCCACCGTGGCTCTGCATTCCATGATGAAACAG AAAGAACGCTTTGCCGCCCTGGCCAAGTTCAAGTCCAGCATCTACCGGATCCTGATTGCGACAGATGTAGCCTCCCG GGGCCTGGACATTCCCACTGTGCAGGTGGTCATCAACCATAACACCCCTGGACTCCCGAAGATCTACATCCACCGCGTTGGCCGGACAGCCCGCGCAG GGCGGCAGGGACAGGCCATCACGCTGGTGACGCAGTATGACATCCACCTGGTTCACGCCATCGAGGAGCAGATCA AAAAGAAGCTGGAGGAGTTCCCAGTGGAGGAAGCCCAGGTCCTACAGATCCTCACACAGGTCAACGTGGTGCGGAGGGAGTGTGAGATT AAACTGGAGGCTGCCAACTTCGATGAAAAGAAGGAGATTAACAAGCGGAAGCAGATGATTCTGGAGGGGAAG GACCCCGACCTGGAGGCGAAGCGCAAGGCCGAGCTGGCCAAGATCAAGCAGAAGAACCGGCGCTTTAAGGAGAAAGTGGAGCAGACACTGCAGCGGCAGAAGGCCAGCAGGACTGACCGCAGGGGGCGCCCACCCAGGGCCCGGCCTGAGGCCTCCTTGTCCCTAGCACCCGCTCAGGGTCCAGCCTGA